In Herbaspirillum seropedicae, a single window of DNA contains:
- a CDS encoding DUF4390 domain-containing protein, with product MNLTQSDFAPSHRQSPRPLAAWGRPPSRLLAWLLPLLALLLALLLALAWHPARAAEITVSQASIEHSDEGYRLSVSYDFDLNRGLEDALSRGVPLYFTTDVQLTRRRWYWFDESSVSATRTVRLSYNVLTRQYHTAISGQLQQSFTNLDDALTLIRRPPRWLIADNNTLKSGDNYNVGLRMRLDVAQLPKPFQVNALNNSDWRLSSDWIEFTYKPE from the coding sequence ATGAATTTGACGCAATCGGACTTCGCCCCTTCCCACCGGCAAAGCCCTCGGCCCCTGGCGGCCTGGGGCCGCCCTCCATCACGGCTGCTGGCGTGGCTGCTGCCGCTGCTGGCGCTGCTGCTGGCGCTGCTGCTGGCGCTGGCCTGGCATCCTGCCCGGGCTGCCGAAATCACGGTCAGCCAGGCCAGCATCGAGCATAGCGACGAGGGCTACCGGCTCTCGGTCTCCTATGACTTCGATCTGAACCGTGGCCTGGAAGACGCCCTCTCGCGCGGGGTGCCGCTCTATTTCACCACCGACGTGCAGCTGACCCGGCGCCGCTGGTACTGGTTCGACGAAAGCAGCGTCTCGGCCACGCGCACGGTGCGCCTGTCCTATAACGTGCTCACGCGCCAGTACCATACCGCCATCAGCGGCCAGCTGCAGCAGAGCTTCACCAACCTGGACGACGCCCTTACGCTGATCCGCCGTCCGCCGCGCTGGCTCATTGCCGACAACAATACCCTCAAGAGCGGCGACAACTACAACGTCGGCCTGCGCATGCGGCTGGACGTGGCGCAACTGCCCAAGCCCTTCCAGGTCAACGCGCTCAACAACAGCGACTGGCGGCTCTCCTCCGACTGGATCGAATTCACCTACAAACCCGAATGA
- the rsmB gene encoding 16S rRNA (cytosine(967)-C(5))-methyltransferase RsmB: MIQISLLPPGAKADSLAYQLAYAAQAVAAVRAGHALPQALAQIFSRSDAPAPARGAIQDLSYRAMRSLGLTESLLGLLANKPPQPEVLHGLLVTALALLVNEEESGYDSFTVVDQAVQAAAISPEMSFAKGVVNAILRRLLRERATLMPQATKTPPGTWNYPTWWIDRLKAAYPEQWQAILHAGNQAPPLTLRVNRRRTTVAQYLDTLQQAGMAARQVGPAAVRLHRPVPVQQLPGFAEGVVSVQDAAAQLAAPLLDVADGMRVLDACAAPGGKTGHLLELADLDLQALDHDTRRLQRIAENLDRLQLKARLTTGDARADDWWDGQPFDRILADVPCTASGIVRRHPDIRWLRRKTDTAQLATLSTQILDKLWQMLRPDGKLLLVTCSLWPQESEQQAVAFAQKHNAIRLPAPGQLLPTASETADHDGLFYALFQKPGA; encoded by the coding sequence GTGATCCAGATTTCCCTTCTTCCTCCCGGCGCCAAGGCCGATTCCCTGGCCTACCAGTTGGCCTACGCCGCCCAGGCGGTGGCCGCCGTGCGGGCCGGCCACGCGCTGCCGCAGGCGCTGGCGCAGATCTTCAGCCGCAGCGATGCGCCAGCGCCGGCGCGCGGCGCCATCCAGGATCTCAGCTACCGCGCCATGCGCAGCCTGGGCCTGACCGAGAGCCTACTGGGCCTGCTGGCCAACAAGCCGCCCCAGCCGGAGGTGCTGCATGGGCTGCTGGTGACGGCGCTGGCGCTGCTGGTCAACGAAGAAGAGTCCGGCTACGACAGCTTCACCGTGGTGGACCAGGCCGTGCAGGCCGCCGCCATCAGCCCCGAGATGAGTTTCGCCAAGGGGGTGGTCAATGCCATCCTGCGCCGCTTGCTGCGCGAACGCGCCACCCTGATGCCGCAGGCGACCAAGACCCCGCCCGGCACCTGGAACTACCCGACCTGGTGGATCGACCGCCTCAAGGCGGCCTATCCCGAACAATGGCAAGCCATCCTGCACGCCGGCAACCAGGCCCCGCCGCTGACCCTGCGGGTGAATCGCCGTCGCACCACGGTGGCGCAATACCTCGACACCCTGCAACAGGCTGGCATGGCCGCGCGCCAGGTCGGCCCGGCGGCGGTGCGGCTGCACCGGCCGGTGCCGGTGCAGCAGCTTCCCGGTTTTGCCGAAGGCGTGGTGTCGGTGCAGGACGCCGCCGCCCAGCTGGCCGCGCCGCTGCTGGACGTGGCCGATGGCATGCGGGTGCTGGACGCCTGCGCCGCCCCGGGCGGCAAGACCGGCCATCTGCTGGAACTGGCCGATCTCGACCTGCAAGCCCTGGACCACGACACCCGCCGCCTGCAACGCATCGCCGAGAACCTTGATCGGCTCCAGCTCAAGGCCCGCCTGACCACCGGCGACGCCCGCGCCGACGACTGGTGGGATGGCCAGCCCTTCGATCGCATCCTGGCCGACGTGCCCTGCACCGCCTCGGGCATCGTGCGCCGCCACCCGGATATCCGCTGGCTGCGCCGCAAGACCGACACCGCGCAGCTTGCAACACTTTCCACGCAAATTCTGGACAAGCTTTGGCAGATGCTGCGACCCGATGGTAAATTGCTGCTGGTAACCTGCTCGCTGTGGCCCCAGGAATCGGAGCAGCAGGCAGTCGCCTTCGCGCAGAAGCACAACGCCATCCGGTTGCCCGCACCCGGCCAACTCCTGCCCACCGCCAGCGAGACGGCCGACCATGATGGTCTGTTCTATGCGCTGTTCCAAAAACCTGGTGCATGA
- a CDS encoding DUF1840 domain-containing protein codes for MLITFKSKAAADVVMYESHAKPILDLLHKDPARGVITAAEAGEAIAALEQQINASKAHEAAEALARDVNAHHNADVDDHNHEKIEAVSFSARAYPLLDMLREAKKGGYDILWGV; via the coding sequence ATGCTGATCACATTCAAATCAAAAGCGGCTGCCGATGTGGTGATGTATGAATCGCACGCCAAACCCATCCTGGACCTGTTGCACAAGGACCCCGCGCGCGGGGTGATCACCGCTGCCGAAGCCGGCGAAGCCATCGCCGCGCTGGAACAGCAGATCAACGCCAGCAAGGCCCACGAAGCCGCCGAAGCCCTGGCCCGTGATGTCAATGCCCACCACAACGCCGACGTGGACGACCACAACCACGAAAAGATCGAGGCCGTCAGCTTCTCGGCGCGCGCCTATCCGCTGCTGGACATGCTGCGCGAAGCCAAGAAGGGCGGTTACGACATCCTCTGGGGCGTCTGA